The Camelus dromedarius isolate mCamDro1 chromosome 36, mCamDro1.pat, whole genome shotgun sequence genome segment GGCAGTTGACAGGAACTCAAGCGCCATCTACAGGCCACGGGGGTAGGTGCAGGTGGCCGGAGCCGCGGGAAAGGCAAAGGGGACCCCAGGTCGGGCTAAGCGTCAAAACCTGAAGCCCCCGTGGAGGGAAGCGATCAGTGTCGACAAAAGAGaatttcagtctttttactaaaaatttagatatatagatacacagaTGATAGATAGAGTTATATAGATTTGCGTgtgtatttaaatatgttttcagtACAGAAGGTCCTCCCCCAGCACCGCCGCCCAGTCTCTGTCCGATCTCGGGCCATCACTAAACTCAGAACCTCAGCTGCCCCACTTGGTGAAGTGAGAAGGGTCCCCCTTACTGGGCAGGGCTGTTTTAATGATTCAGGGAGATGCCGTAGATACGACCCTTACCGCGGAGCCTGAGACAGGCAATGAGGTGACAGTAAGAGCAATATGATGACGTATTTGTTCATTTGCCTACTCGTTTAACACCTATGTGTCAAGCATGCCATGTGTCAGGCCCTCGCTGGAAGCTGGGGTGCAGCCGTGAGCTGGAAGTgagagtgagacaggagggaaggggacagggcacagccactcaaggaatgacagcattttaacaccaaaatggtggaagattcaccgaAATGGTGGAAGATTCCATTCCCAgctggccttgaggattaagaagCTTGACtcctagtagaccttgagcttcattatatgctcattgtaacagcgtgatgaataacatgcccgcaggcgccatgatAGCGCCcaggctaaccgcaaaaggccaaagaatgggtggGGGCCCAactcctgggaatcccagccctttcccagggcagttggaatggtcccacctgtaggcgtgcaaagctactgagcccataaaataTGGCAACACCACGCCTAGTGGCCCTTTCCGCTCCCtcccctttggagacggcccgcactgTTGATGGGGTGtgcacctacttttactttaacctgagcacccaactcccacacctctttccttgcctttctcttgccgtacactctatgcagtgtgcatctaaataaatctaccttgaCTTAAGGGTGGCTCACACTTTAATTCCTTCCTGCCTGatgccaaggacccacacttggcagggcacgtcccagggactccaccgagacctgggacatggctcTCCTCgtgccccacatccgttttcctgcgtCAATAATGCCACCAAGAATCTCCTTCTTTGGGTCTTTCAGCTCTGTCTTAACGCTGCCGATTCAAACTAAAATGGCTTTTATTGTGATCTCAAAATTCTGGCCAGCAGCTCCCGGGGCTCCATGTTTTTGCTGAGCGTACTCAGTGGAGAGGCGGTGAGGGAGGGTGTCCCAGCATTTCTGGCAAGCCCCCAAGCTGGCTGGTGTAGTTTAAGCCTGTCCCTGAGCTGATTCCACCGTGACTCCTGAGGCCAAGGGGGGAGCCAGTGTCTCTACCACATGGattccaaactgaaactcaggGGTAGTGGGAAGGAGAGGTGGGGAATGGGTGCTGGGGAGACAGCCAACAATTGTTCCCTAAAACGTGGAAACGGGGGTGTGGGAAGCTGGCACTTCAGTCGCTAAAGGATGGACTGAGTGCCCCTGCAATGGCTGCTGTCACTTTGTGTCTTTATTGGCCATGCTTGGTGTGTAAATATCCATGGCTTCCCTGACTTTTTCACGGAAGCCTCCTCATTATCTCTGAGTTCTCTTGCCCTTAAATGCCACTGTCTGCAACCTTCAGTCACCCTggtcttcttttcctttgtgttcttAACGAACCTTTTCGACCTCAGGCAAatctcttccccttcctgggggtggggctgagtaGGCCGAGGATCTCTGCCCCAGCAGCACCGGTGACACTCCAGGCTGTGTTTGGATGACCACCTGCCTTTCTGGGACATAAGTCACTGAGGAGTTAACTCCTGAAGGAATGCCAGCATGTGCCCTGCACCCTGCGCCATCTCATATCAATCCTAGCATCCTGCTTTTTAatcaaaatgaagaagaaaatagagggttttttttcccttggggagATCACCTTGAAAAATCTCAGTACTTTCACGGAGTTTGTCCTAGGTTTGTTTTAACAAGGCACATGCATTTGAATTCATGCTTCAGGGACAAGACCTCAGAGCCTTGGGAGTGACAGCGTCATTACTCCGCAGGGCTTCAAGCCACGAAGGGGAGGGGTTTCTGGTGAAACGTGAAACTTTGTTCCCCTCTCCCCGGTTCCATCCACAGGCATAGATACTGTGAAAAGACCATCCGTATATGCGGCAGAGGAAAGCAGCGGGGTATCCGGACAGACCAGACTGCAGCGGCCAGTAAACGTGGACTCAGCGAAAAAGGCGGAGGGCGCACAGATCGAGCCGTCACAGCTTTGTGCCGGAGACTGTTCGCTGCAACGTGGTAAGTGCCTTTAGAAATTGCTTAGCACTAAAAAAGTCTAGAGGTGGGCCATCTCACTAGACATTTGCCCTGAAGATTTTTAGAAAGGAAATCAGTCCCTGAACAAAGAACTTCATTCCCAGCGGTGAACGGAGATGCACATGCACGtgcgtgagtgtgtgtctgtgcgcATGCGTGTATGTGGTATGTTCTATCTTGGAGACTCAAAGCagacggggagggggaggaggaagggaggaagatggCAGCTACTTTGAATTAGGAAATCTGGGAAAGGAATTTCAGGACTTCTTGTTGCTTTCCTCGATCCCCCATGGCCTTTTCTCTTGATTTCCTCCCCTTGTTTGCAGGAACACGTCCTTAAGAGACTTCTTAGTAAAGGTTAGAAATGAGAGAAATGCTCATGGGTCCTCACCACGGTCTGTCCTGACACTCGATGGGAAGAGAAGTCTTGCAACACCGTGAGGGCCGTGCTGGgcatgcgggggggggggggggggggggggatggccGCATCTTCACTCCACTGCCTCCAGCGATTCTTTCCTGGCTCCAGATCTAAAGACCGTGCCCAGGAAAGCCTAGAAGTCACCCAGCCCCCGCCTACGCTAGCCGGGGACGCGGCAGGGAATAAGTCCCTGCCCCGGGACTTCGCCTCCTGTGATCTCCCGCCTTTGCAGGTAGGGCTGAGAGCCCCTGGGACACACTTTTCTCCACtgatttagatttagatttatgccccaccccccaaattgGTGCGCCAAACAGCTGTCCTGCCCTTTTTTTCTGACTGTGAACTAATATTATGTTTAGGGAAAGAGAGCTTTATAAGGATCTCAATGGATTTATTAATTGGAATCATTTTCTAGCGACCTCTAGTGGCAATTGTCAGAGTTGCATCACTCCTGTTTCGGGGCCCAAGGACTGAGAGGCTGAGGGCATCCCCAGGCTGGAAACGGCTTCCAGCTCAGCTGCCCTTGCGGGGCTGATGACTTTGCTCGAAGGACAGAACATCCCTGCGCTGTTAGTCACGTGCGGGGAACATGGGCTTCTTGTCCCCATAAAAATCAAATGACTCACTAACCAGGTTCTTTCTCCCACTCTCCACGATCCTGCGATCCTAACCTCATGCATTGGAAACCCACACTGTTTACAGCGATGCAGTTTTTCAGTAGTGAGAGTGGATTGCTCTTTTTCTGTCATTCTCTTTTGCATAAGCGGACCGCCTATGTTGCTACGCCTGCAtgcttttgttttcagttacagaGGGTGAAAAAGCCATCGCCAGCTACAAGGAAAGAAACTTTGAAGACAAACCTTTTTAGATGATCCTCGGTCACCGTATTTTTTAAAGGCACATTTGGTGAGTAAGGAGGGGATCACTTAAACCACCCACCCCTGCGGAGGAACGTCCCCTCCCCTTGCTGTGGTTCCTTCGGAGAACTGAGCATCGCAGACATCAGAAGGATGTGCTTTGCTGCTGGGCCATCCGCCTGGTTCTCTGCGTGATCCCTGCgacaggcacacagcaggcattTGTCGACACGTTAACCTAATGACCTTGCCTGGGATCAGTTTGGAGAGTATCTCGTTATGATTTCTGTGGCCCATCGATAATATTGCATGTTTGCATTTGGAACAGAGCGTTTCACCCGCAGTTAAATCCATCAGTGCTCTTCTATGTAACTGTGTTAACTGAAGTCTCGTAAAAGCAcagcactgctggggaagggtacagctcaagtggtagggcgcatgcttaacatccacgaggtcctgggttcaattctcagtaccttctctaaaaaaattaataagtaaaatttaaaaacctaattacccctcaaaaagaattttttttaaagcacagcttTTCTAATAAGCATGCGAGTTTTCTTGCACATGTCAGGTTTTCATGCTAGGTTATTTTAGCAAAACACGCCCCCGAGGTATAATcaagttaataaaatttattaagaGAATACAGCCTGTGCGATGACGATGCATATTTATAAGACCTACAAAATCAACACAGCTCTTGCCAGATCACTGTCCCTCCTAAATGGAATGTGGTAAACTGTATTTTGTAGGGAAGAAATGTGACGTTTATCTTATGCTAAGGAAATCCGACCTCACAAAGCTATTTTAAGTAACTAGAAATTTACCCTTGTTGGATAATAATTAAAACTTGAAGAATATGTGcctgaaaggaaaagagagaaaaatgtgttgcTCTCCCTGGTGAAGCAGATGGAGATCCCAGAAACCCAAGTCCCCTCCGCCTCCTCCAGGGACACGGGGACACAGAGAGAACATCGGTGATCTTGCAGGAGGCTGTGAGCACCTGCAGACTTGAAATTGCAACAATATTGATACTTTCTCTGGAAGAAAACCTAGACTCAGTTTGCACTTCTACTGGGCTAGGGAGACattgcttctgcttctctgtgtgGGCGTGTCTTCTTGATGTGCACtttggaaacagaagaaaataggGAGGTAGGTGGTTCCGCGGCATCCTTCACCCGCCACTCCATCTCACCTGGACCAAGGCAGACAGAGGAGCCGCGATGCGGGTGGGAAAGGGGGCGGCGGTGAGTGAGTGCAACCAAGGGCACTGCTGTGGGGCCGAGTCTGCAGGCAGCATCCCTTCCTCGCCCTCCCCGCACGAGGAAAAGGACCgcctcctgggaggagcagggCGCTGGGCCCACGGTAGGTGATCTCAGAGAAGCCAGAAAGACGGCTACTCATCTTCCCACAGATGGACAGACTCCCTGGTCCCTTCTCGGAATGTAGGGTttcaacacagaaaataaaatcttcaaattACAAGGAAAACATCTATATTGCAATTAAatcaaagtatcttttaaaagacGCCCAAATTGTGATGCGTGTACTTCTCTAATAACTCGGCAGCGAGATTTTGCAGATTTTGGTGGGTGTCATCTTGGAGCATTATGTGTGGCATCAGCCACAGCTGCAACGTGATGTGAAAATTACCGATTTTTACCGGCGAGCAGCCGTGAGGGCACAGAACACGTCTTTGGGTGTTCTCCCTACATTTATAGTAAGAGGAAATGCTACACTTCAGTTAGAGGTTAGTGAAGATGAACTGTGCCTTTCCCTACCCACGTTCACGGGCAGGTCCAGGCGGCCTTGGGCTCTAGGGTAGGTGGCTGCTGTTACCGTCCTGGgcaggggggtgtgtgtgtggaagttGCCACCCTGGGGCAGTGGACGGGGCCGTAGCAGTTGCCTTCTGCAATTCCAAAGACGTGGTCACTTGCCCCCATCGCTCCCCTGGGTGCGTGCATGTGCCTCCCAGGCCTTTCAACACACAAAGGATGGTTTTGAGTCTACGGCTCCGTGTCTGGGCAACACTTTTCACTAAAACCTCAGCATGTCAGACTGGGAAAGAGAATAAACAGGACAAATTCgtgggaaaaaaaagcaatactaacgagttaaaaatgtttaacttgctctgtctttaaaaaaagacacgCATGAAGAGCTGAGCCAAGCGTGTTGGTCAGTCTccatctgtcccctcctcccaaacGGTACTCGAGGGTCCCATGGGGGACACTGTGGTGACATCTGCCACCTTGTAACTCCTGCCCTCACTCATTCGCAGGGCCACCGCTAGGAAACACTCCAGCAAACAAGCCCCCATCCACTGACAAGCAAAGATCCCCAAGATACACGATTATATGAACAAAGTAAAGCAGAAAAGAATTTGTAGAGTTTACTCCTTCTGTTCAAAAACTGGGGTAAATATAAGAACATACGGGTATGTTTACGTATATATGCATTAAAAACCGAGGCTGCACAAGCCACGAGTGGTCATTACTTGGAAGAGGGGTagctgggggcaggagagggactTCCCACTGTGACTCTGCACTACAGGAATGTATTAGCTATTCAGtaactaaatgaatgaaataaacctgaaaaagaaaTGCAGGGCTGTAAAAGCGTTATCATCTTAAGGGTGAGCACCTGACAGTCAAGTTCGCGGTCTCGTTGCCAGTGTCAGGAAGCCTAGGTCCGGGCCTCCTCCACCTCAGTTGAGCATTACTCTTGTTCCAAGAGCTGGTTACTGAGCACTCACCAAGTACCCAGCCTGAGAAACACATGTGatggggaagaacaaatctgaccccaCCCTGGATCTGTTTcctttactttaacctttgtgttctattgcttttgctatgTTAATCATTAAACAAATGTTACCTAGAGCCTGAAATCATACGTAATGGCCCacttctgggaaatctgcctctcTCGGTAAGGAGCGTTCAGcgaaaatacctttgtttagctcacaggaaacatcctggtCACGCCCACCCGTGACGGaccacaggaaggaagaaattagcaCATCTCCTACAGCTGACGGCTGACGGGGAAACAGGAAATGTTTcatctctcctccttcttctttcagTGTAGAAGAAGCCTGAGTTACAACTCAGACGGTTTTTTGGGACaccagtccaccatcttcttggccTGCTGGCCTTCCGAATAAAGCTGCTGTTCCTTGCCCCCAAGAACTcgtctctcaatttattggcctgtcgtgggGTGAGTGGTGTGAGCTTGGACTCGGTAACTAACTGACAGTCTCCACTACTGCGAGGATTGATGGAGAAAACTGGGTGAGGTGGGAACAGGTCTGACCTTGGGAAGGCCACCGTGACTGGCAGTGGCCAGGCTTCGACATGGTCCTCTGAAGTTTTAAGTTTACTTTGACACATCCCCCTTCTTAAAATCCCTCATctcaaaaaagattttaaatgttccCGTAAGGAACTCACAAACTGTCCGAAAACAGCTATCAACGCTGAATTGCAAGGTGTAATTCATCCACAATGAGCGCTTTTAAACACGCCTTTGCCCGTGGAGAGACCCGAGAGGCTCATTGTGACTTAGTGGGAAGCTGTTACATACTGTAACGTTTACTGAAAACACCCTAAAATCAGCACAGAGAAGTTAGCTGTTGCTCCAACAGACTGTTTCAACAAGTAttttatcaaaacaaacaaaaaaaaggactGCAAAAGGTGTCTATGGCTTCACACGGCTTGATTAAAATCGCCCTCGAGTGAGTTTACGCGCCAGCCGTGGGACTCTCCCTCTTGTGGGTTTGAACAGGGACGGGCATGCGGCTGGGTGGACTGCTCTGGTGCTGTTTACCTGAATCATGCAGCTTAGGTCTAGCATCGGTTGTTCTGAAACATCCCAATTAAGTCATTTTTGTTCAATTGCATGAACTCTAAAATCTCCATGTAACTTCCAAAAGCTGCCCCAAGCTTTTACAATTAGGAGTGGTAACAAACAAAGGTTATTTTTAGCCTCCCCCTCCAACCAAATCCCCTAAGTCAaaacctccctccctctgccaaaaaaaccaaaaaaaacaaaaacaaaaaacccttccAAGTGTCTTTCTGCAGGATCTCCGCTGCTCGCTCTGTGGCGCTGTCAGTGGCCGGGAGCGGCACGTTCACGTCTGGGGGGCTGAGTGATGCGCCGCCGCCTCCCTGACTGTCTGCTGGGGGAACAGCCGAAGAGCTATTTCCCAATCCTCCCTCTTAGGTCTCAACGGAACAGTGAAAGCACCAGGGGTACCAAATTAGCGACAGAATGAAGTTCCTCTTTCAGATCAGTGGAAATGGGAAGTAACTCTATGTAACCCTGAGTCCTTTTAATACGCAACCTGGACCACGCTTGCGGGGAGAGGGGCTCCGAGGGGCCCCCGGTCTTTATCCTGTTCACGTTAGTTCCTTCCACCGAGCAGAGTCCCTCCTGATCTTCAGGTGCACACTCAGATGCTCCTTTGTTGGCGTGTGCAGCTCTATCCCTCAGCGATGCCAAGGCACAGAAGCGTGGGAAACTCAGGATGATCCGACGTGCTGGGCAGCCGGGGAGACCCAGGAGGCAGGATCCAGTGGCTCTGTGCTCAGGGGCTTCCGGCACCGGCACCCTCTGGGCACTTGCTGGAGATGCAGTTCTCGGCCCCAGCCGGACCTGCCTGCGAGCGGGGAGGGCAGTGCTGGTTCTGTAACAAGCCCTGTGGGACGACCCGATGCTGGCTGAAGAGCCCACTGTCTACGGAAGTGAAGCCGTTCCTCGGTGGCCCGGGGCTATGGCCCCACCACCAGTAAACACGGAGAAGCTCCCAGGCCATGCTGGGGGAAAGAGGCCAGCCCTGGGGTGAGCAGGGGCCCAAGCTGGCCTAGGTTGTGGCTGTGCCCCTCCCCTGACCGGAAGCCCCGCGGCTACTGACCCTCCAGGTGACCCTGGTCCTGGTGCTCTCTGGCCCAAGGATACCTGGACTTAGCTGGCCACACGGCTGACTGCCCAGGGGACACAGGCAGCTCTGGGCAGGGGTGAAGGAGGCCCAATCTCCCTCACCGTCTGACCACCtagccctgccccagggccctggggagtgCCAGGCTCCAGGCCTGTAAATGGCAGGGGTTGGGGCCTCAGGAGGAGCAGAGCTTTAACACCAAAGACCATCTTCACATCAGCTGCAGCTGATCCCCGACCGGCACCCCGCCTCCCGCAGACCTCACCGCGAAAAGCAATACCACTCGTTCCCATCCTGTGCCTGCCAACGTACATCCACATTCAAATGGAGTGGCTGGTCCCGGACAGCCCCGCAAGCCTCCGATCGTCACCGTTCTGCGTCTCTGTTAGCTCCTCCCGCCGCCCGGCAGCCTCACAACCTGCAGAGAGCCGGCCAAACGTTCTGTTTCGCTTTACTGGACACACCAGGTGTGGGAGTTGCACGCGGACTCTGTCCCGCGTGTCGGCGGCGGTGTGCCCGTGGGCCTTCTCCCACAGGAGCTCTGAAGTGAACGGACCTCGCTTACGTGTGATACAAACACAAGCAAACCAAAGAGCAATCAGGTGGCCTCCCAAAGTGGGGACCGTAAACAGTTAAATTACGAAGTCAttattttcagctcaaaatacttcaatgaaaatgGCATACAAAAAACCGTATAAATTACATTTAAGGTCTGTacatgattcttcaaaaaaaaaaataacaatactgTGCTCTGTACAATATTGCTGCCTTTCTAACATtccaaccccccccccaccgaaaaaaaaaacaacagaaaactttCCCTTGAATTCCAGGAAAGTGGGCAAAATACACATGCAGGGTAATTCAAAACATTTCACAAAAAGACAAAGTCGTGTGGGTTTCTTCTAAGGCACATTGTTGTAAGACGGAGCTCTCATCTCAGAAGCCCCTTCTCATCGGACCCtgacaggaggcaggaggcatgTCCTGTTCCTGCTCATCTTTGGTGGCTGAAGGCAGACTGCCGCCCGCAGGGGGCAGTAGAGAGAAAAGCATCCTTCTCCATCCTCATCCAACAGGCCAGTTGCTGGGACTTGCAAAGCCCGCGGTCCCACTTTGCTGCCTTCTGCAGGCCTGTTTCCCCCCAAGTCTGGAAGTATTCAATCCATCTGCAACGTGGGGGGAAGATGCCACCTTCAGAGCACAGGCAGTGCTCACCGCTGATCTACCTCGGGGAAATGCAGGTGGCCCTGGGGGTCCCCATGCGTCCTGCTGGGCCTGCCAACCTTGCCTGGCCAGGTACCATTGGCTAAAAGACCCTCCAACCAAACAGGTGGCCACAGCGCAGCTCTGTGCACGAGAGGACGACAGAGGAAGGCTTCGCACAGTGACATGTTCACAGCCCACCGGTGCCCAGGGCTCACTCCTCCAGGCGGCTCGTCTCCCCCCAAGTGCCCCACGGCCCGGCCAGCCTCAGGCCTCGAGCTGGACCTCAGCCTCGTCCATCTGCAGCGTGTCATTGTCTCCCAGCAGCTCGGTCTCAGGGACGGagccgtcctcctcctcctccgcttCCTGCACGGGGCTCTGGGCCACATCTTCTGGGACATTCTGTGCGTCCTCGGTGCCCTCCGAGAGCAGGGCTGCCCTGTCCGCCACGGACGTGTTGGAGGGCGCGGTGGTGACGTACCCTGTGCTGGTGGAGCCGCTGCCACTGTGGTGGGAGCCGGGCTTGGGGACCATCTGGGCAGGCACCTGCTGCGGGGCCATCTGCATCGGGATCTGGACCGGGTAGAAGTTGGGCAGGTAGGCGCCGTAGGCCGGCACTGGCTGGTACCCATTGACGGGGATGTAGAGCTGGGGCGGGGGCACCATGGGTCTGATCTGGCCCTTCATGGGCATGAACGGGGGCTGCGGGAAGGGCTGGGCCTTCTGCTTGGGGCCCCCGTAGCGGGCGTTGCTGACGTTACTGACGGGGCTGGTGCTCAGGGAGCTGGTCTGCGTGGCGTTGCTGGCCCCCGAGGTCTGCGCCGAGCTGTTGTAGGTGGACAGGTTGCCCCAGGCGCGGAGCCGGCTGTGGATGTCCTTGAAGCGGGGCCGCCGGCTGGGGAACTCGTGCCAGCACTCGATCATCAGGGCGTACACCCAGGCGGGGCAGTCGTCGGGGCAGGGCAGCACCTGCCGGCTGCGCACCATCTCCAGCACGTCCTGGTTGGAGTGCCCGCAGTAGGGCTGCAGGCCGTAGCTGAACACCTCCCACAGGACCACGCCGTAGGACCAGATGTCCGAGTCCACGGAGAACTTGCCGTACACGACGGCCTCGGGGGACATCCAGCGGATGGGCAGCGGCGCGCTGCCAGCCAGCTTGTAGTAATCGGCCGCGTACACCTCGCGGAACAGCCCCAGGTCCGAGATCTTCACCGTCAGCTTGTCGTACACCAGGACGTTGCGCGTGGCCAGGTCCTTGTGGACCACGTGGTGGCTGGACAGGTACTCCATGCCGGACGCAATCTGCGCCACCACGTGCACGAAGTCGGGCGGCTCCAGGGCGGACTTGACCGTGCGGTCGTCGTCCGTGCTGCCCATGTCCGAGTGCGGCGAGCGCATGACCAGGAACTCGTGCAGGTCGCCGTGGGGGCAGTAGCTGAAGACCATGCTGAGGGGCTGGTCCTTGGTCACCACGCCCAGCAGGCAGACGATGTTGGGGTGCTGCAGCCGCGCCCGCAGCAGGGCCTCGTGCCGGAACTCCTCCCGCAGCGGCCCCTCCGCCTTGTCCTTCAGCGTCTTGATGGCGACAGCCTGGGTCTGCTCGCCCGGCGCCGGGCCGAACAGGTGGCCTTTGTAGACCTTCCCGAATCGGTCCTCCCCGAGCTCCTCCATGAACCGCACCGTGGACAGGCTGATCTCCTTGAGTTTGGCCTGCGGAGAAGAAAAGCCCCCGTGAGACATTTCTGCCGCCGAGGCAGGAGGCGGCGGGGCCGGGCTTCGGGGACGGGCTCGGCGTAGGGGCCGCCTCCCTGCGGAGGACTCGCCTGTGCGGCTTCGCCTGGGCTCAGCCTGCCACGCACACACTCCCTGCTCTTAAACGTGCCCTGATGCCACGAGGCTGCATGAAACCTTCAAAACGGGACTCAACCAGCCTGCAAATTATGCCCCCGCTCCAAGATGCCACTGCAGAGTGTGCccgtgtgagggtgtgtgtgcacacctgtttacacacacacacaaacacacacacacgtgagccAAGCTGAGCTCACCCCCAGCTGTGTCCCCCACTCGGCCTTTCCTGCCACGCCCTGCTATGAGCCCACAGACAGGCCCAGGCCCCACTGCCCATGACAGCAGGACGCCGTGTCTCTCTGTTGAACCCAGAGGTGCACGTCCCAGGATTTGCGTCATTTTTAGCACCCAGGCCAGATGCTCTGCAAAAGGCCTGTCTTGCTGTTTCCTCTTGATTACATCCCCATTAGATGCCTTTGACAGAAGCACCACAAAGGTGAAACTGATCTGAACAGCTCCCCTCCCGGCTTCTCCACCTTCCTGCCCGCTCTGTGTGCCCGGCCCCTGTCCTCGGAGGCTCTGTGACCCCAGAGGAATCCGTGTCCTCCCCTTCCggcctgcccccgcccccagcaaaCACAGTGAGTCCTGGCTACAGAGCTCAATGAGTCCACTCCTCAAAGCCTGGGTGGAAGTAATTTTCCCCCTAAAGCTTGCAAGGAACGTAATGTCCCTTCTCTGGAGCTGGGCGACTGGGACAGACTTTCTCCTGTCCTGCACTGCAGGGTGTTCCCGTTACC includes the following:
- the ROR2 gene encoding tyrosine-protein kinase transmembrane receptor ROR2, with protein sequence MARGPAPPSLRVPAVWAAAALLLCASRTSGQAEVPDPSEPLGQLDGHDGPIPTLKGYYLNFLEPVNNITIVQGQTAILHCKVAGNPPPSVRWLKNDAPVVQEPRRVIIRKTEYGSRLRIQDLDTTDTGYYQCVATNGVKTITATGVLFVRLGPTHSPNHNFQDDYHEDGFCQPYRGIACARFIGNRTIYVDSLQMQGEIENRITAAFTMIGTSTHLSDQCSQFAIPSFCHFVFPLCDARSQAPKPRELCRDECEVLESDLCRQEYTIARSNPLILMRLQLPKCEALPLPESPDAANCMRIGIPAERLGRYHQCYNGSGTDYRGTASTTKSGHQCQPWAQQHPHSHRLTSADFPELGGGHAYCRNPGGQMEGPWCFTQNKNVRMELCDVPSCSPQDSSRMGILYILVPSIAIPLVIACLFFLVCMCRNKQKASASTPQRRQLMASPSQDVEMPLISQHKQAKLKEISLSTVRFMEELGEDRFGKVYKGHLFGPAPGEQTQAVAIKTLKDKAEGPLREEFRHEALLRARLQHPNIVCLLGVVTKDQPLSMVFSYCPHGDLHEFLVMRSPHSDMGSTDDDRTVKSALEPPDFVHVVAQIASGMEYLSSHHVVHKDLATRNVLVYDKLTVKISDLGLFREVYAADYYKLAGSAPLPIRWMSPEAVVYGKFSVDSDIWSYGVVLWEVFSYGLQPYCGHSNQDVLEMVRSRQVLPCPDDCPAWVYALMIECWHEFPSRRPRFKDIHSRLRAWGNLSTYNSSAQTSGASNATQTSSLSTSPVSNVSNARYGGPKQKAQPFPQPPFMPMKGQIRPMVPPPQLYIPVNGYQPVPAYGAYLPNFYPVQIPMQMAPQQVPAQMVPKPGSHHSGSGSTSTGYVTTAPSNTSVADRAALLSEGTEDAQNVPEDVAQSPVQEAEEEEDGSVPETELLGDNDTLQMDEAEVQLEA